GGCCGGGCATCCATGGCCTGCAGGTGCCGGTGTTCGGCCCGGCAGGCCTGGAGGGCGCGATGAGCCTGGGCGGTGTGCGCATCGACGCTTCGGCGCCGGCGCGCCTGGCCCTGACCCTGCTGGCCAACGCGGCGTTCCTAGGCGCCCGGCGGCTACTCGAGGCACCGCCCGGCGAGGGTCAGCTGTCGGCGCGTGAGCGCCAGGTGCTGGCCTGGACCGCCGCCGGGCAACGCCAGGCCGATATCGCCGCCACCCTGGGCCTGTCGGTGCGCACCGTGGAAAACCACCTGCGCGCCGCTCGCCGGCGCCTGGGGGTGAGCACCACCGCCCAGGCGATCAGGATCGCCCTGGGCAGCGGCGCGCTCGACTGACTCAGCCGTTGTGCGCAACCTGCAACACCACCTTGCCGATATGCCGGCCAGACTCCATCAGGGCATGGGCCTGGCTGGCCGCTGCCAGCGGGAAGGTCGCGTGGATCAGCGGCTTGACCGCGCCGCTGCGCACATGGGGCCAGGCCTTGGCCTGCAGATCCTCGAGGATCGCCGCCTTGTCGTCGGAGCTGCGTGCACGCAACGTCGAGCCGATATGGGTCAGGCGCTTGGTCAGCAGGGGGAACAGGTCGACCTCGGTGGCCGGGCCCTTGACCACGCCGATCTGCACGATGCGCCCATC
This window of the Pseudomonas mosselii genome carries:
- a CDS encoding PA1136 family autoinducer-binding transcriptional regulator: MPFDEVVQAVRQIEQATTLATIQTAVRTFARPLGYDRFVLFSASAARDEVVERIHWVEGDWFGDGQVVDARTYVRHCPVTRHLLAAREAFFWSKQPGDEGERYRVVRLPGGPGIHGLQVPVFGPAGLEGAMSLGGVRIDASAPARLALTLLANAAFLGARRLLEAPPGEGQLSARERQVLAWTAAGQRQADIAATLGLSVRTVENHLRAARRRLGVSTTAQAIRIALGSGALD